A DNA window from Ipomoea triloba cultivar NCNSP0323 chromosome 10, ASM357664v1 contains the following coding sequences:
- the LOC116032700 gene encoding fe(2+) transport protein 1-like, translating into MENSRRSSLKLFFFVIIFILLAPQALSESDECAAEANNSCNNKARALKLKIIAIVSILMTSMIGVCLPLVTQSVPALSPERSLFVIVKAFASGIILATGFMHVLPDSFDMLSSACLKDNPWHKFPFTGFVAMLSAIVTLAIDSMATSLYAKKQSPGTSGHVVPEGDREMGVEVVSGGENNNFQFHGHHHGSVAVGKDDGSKLLRKRVIAMVLELGIIVHSVVIGLGLGASNNTCTIKGLVAALCFHQMFEGMGLGGCILQAEYKLVKKVVMAFFFSVTTPFGIALGIALSTTYRENSPRALITVGLLNASSAGLLIYMALVDLLAADFMGSKMQGSIKLQIKSLAAVLLGAGGMSLMAKWA; encoded by the exons ATGGAGAACAGTAGAAGATCGTCGCTAAAGCTCTTCTTCTTCGTCATAATCTTCATCCTTCTCGCCCCTCAAGCCCTATCGGAATCCGACGAATGCGCGGCGGAGGCGAACAACTCATGCAACAACAAGGCGAGAGCGCTGAAGCTGAAAATCATAGCCATTGTGTCGATTCTGATGACGAGCATGATCGGAGTTTGCCTGCCGCTGGTGACCCAGTCCGTGCCGGCTCTCAGCCCTGAACGGAGCCTTTTCGTGATCGTGAAGGCGTTCGCGTCGGGGATCATCCTGGCCACAGGATTCATGCACGTGCTCCCTGACTCCTTCGATATGTTGTCCTCCGCCTGCTTGAAGGATAACCCGTGGCACAAGTTTCCGTTCACGGGATTCGTCGCAATGCTGTCGGCTATTGTGACGCTGGCTATTGACTCCATGGCCACCAGTTTGTACGCCAAGAAGCAAAGCCCGGGAACCAGCGGCCATGTTGTGCCGGAAGGAGATCGTGAGATGGGAGTAGAAGTAGTAAGCGGCGGCGAGAATAATAATTTTCAGTTTCACGGCCACCACCATGGATCTGTTGCCGTCGGTAAAGACGATGGATCTAAGCTTCTACGCAAGCGCGTGATAGCCATg GTGCTAGAGCTTGGAATCATTGTTCATTCGGTAGTGATAGGGCTTGGTCTTGGAGCATCAAACAACACTTGCACCATTAAAGGACTTGTGGCTGCCCTTTGCTTCCATCAAATGTTTGAAGGAATGGGTCTTGGAGGCTGCATCCTGCAG GCTGAGTACAAATTGGTGAAAAAGGTGGTGATGGCATTTTTCTTCTCAGTCACAACTCCTTTTGGAATTGCGCTTGGCATAGCACTGTCAACCACATACAGAGAAAACAGCCCACGCGCTCTCATCACTGTGGGGCTGCTCAATGCATCATCCGCTGGCCTTCTCATCTACATGGCTTTAGTCGATCTTCTTGCTGCAGATTTCATGGGCTCAAAGATGCAGGGAAGCATCAAGTTGCAGATCAAATCTCTTGCTGCTGTACTTTTGGGTGCTGGCGGGATGTCTCTCATGGCAAAGTGGGCTTAA